A single window of Ovis canadensis isolate MfBH-ARS-UI-01 breed Bighorn chromosome 17, ARS-UI_OviCan_v2, whole genome shotgun sequence DNA harbors:
- the UQCR10 gene encoding cytochrome b-c1 complex subunit 9 has protein sequence MAAPTLTARLYSLLFRRTSTFALTIVVGALFFERAFDQGADAIYEHINEGKLWKHIKHKYENKE, from the exons ATGGCGGCCCCGACGTTGACTGCGAGGTTGTACTCCTTGCTGTTCCGCAGGACCTCTACCTTCGCCCTCACCATCGTCGTGGGCGCCCTGTTCTTCGAGCGCGCCTTCGATCAAGGCGCAGACGCGATCTACGAACACATCAACGAGGGG aagctgTGGAAGCACATCAAGCACAAGTATGAGAATAAGGAGTAG